Proteins encoded within one genomic window of Chroicocephalus ridibundus chromosome 7, bChrRid1.1, whole genome shotgun sequence:
- the LOC134518690 gene encoding rac GTPase-activating protein 1-like encodes MLRQRNGRLLSRLERVLQLLEFDGSVEEDYIRIARCFEATRQRCCRLEQDGRRVREQLARVEAERAALEVKLKHARNQVEVEMNKRHRAEAELEKQERKLQLVFETLMREPWGSGEQCSVLSALAGRRFAASLVPGRRSSAVDESCQSLLSHSDISYDRTEDDVDVDMTVVRTLKRKTQERQRVSLAPQIGPVVVAKRHRSSVAPHNTVSIPAVSPPVEVTGPAGSLLPTALVPRRRSRQGHRVSTRAELTTAWATSEDLGCHAPGQESHTEGSSAEKPASAPFPSLPRGLPSLQHQFTSKTVIRPEPCGVCGSRIRFGKAAVKCRQCQLLLHPKCQEQCPSPCAPRPHQHAWPSEGVLADFAPATPPLVPALVVQCVTEVETRGLTETGLYRVPGAEQLVREWKRRLLRAGGALPALGSVADIHVVCGVLKDFLRGLKEPLVTFSLHPAFLRAADIPDDAACGTALRHMVSKLPPANRDTLAFLMLHLLRVSHSPNCKMDVLNLSRVFGPTLVGHGSANPTPLAIMEDTPRQCKVVARLLSLPPNFWRGFLGTEQENLVPMPAPVGEREPFFRPIVSLEPKPGQLSPAGTCCLPNTLRSCVGTATQPPQGQAPRKVGRFFPSPV; translated from the exons ATGCTGCGGCAGCGCAACGGGCGGCTCCTCTCCCGGCTGGAGcgggtgctgcagctgctggagttCGACGGCAGCGTGGAGGAAG ACTACATCCGGATCGCCCGGTGCTTTGAGGCGACGCGCCAGAGATGCTGCCGTCTGGAGCAGGATGGGCGACGGGTCCGGGAGCAGCTGGCCCGTGTGGAGGCCGAGCGGGCAGCGCTGGAGGTGAAGCTCAAGCACGCCCGCAACCAGGTGGAGGTGGAGATGAATAAGCGGCACCGGGCAGAGGCTGAGCTGGAGAAGCAG GAGCGCAAACTTCAGCTGGTCTTTGAGACCCTCATGCGGGAGCCATGGGGCAGCGGGGAGCAGTGCTCTGTCCTCAGCGCCCTGGCTGGCCGGCGTTTTGCAGCATCCCTGGTGCCAGGCAGGAG GTCGTCTGCAGTGGACGAGTCGTGCCAGTCCCTCCTGTCCCACTCGGACATCAGCTATGACCGCACCGAGGATGATGTG GATGTTGATATGACGGTGGTGCGGACCCTGAAGCGCAAAACCCAGGAGAGGCAG CGTGTGTCCCTGGCCCCTCAGATTGGCCCTGTGGTGGTGGCGAAGCGGCACCGGTCTTCTGTGGCACCCCACAACACC GTGAGCATCCCTGCCGTGTCCCCTCCTGTCGAGGTCACAGGCCCTGCtggcagcctcctgcccaccGCTCTGGTGCCGCGACGCCGCTCTCGCCAGGGACACCGTGTCTCCACACGTGCAG agctgaccACGGCATGGGCCACCAGCGAGGACCTGGGCTGCCATGCCCCTGGGCAGGAGAGCCACACGGAGGGCAGCTCCGCAGAGAAGCCAGCATCAGCCCCCTTCCCCTCGCTTCCACGGGGCCTCCCTTCTCTCCAGCACCAGTTCACCTCCAAAACG GTGATCCGCCCCGAGCCGTGCGGTGTCTGCGGCTCCCGCATCCGCTTTGGGAAGGCTGCTGTCAAGTGCCGCcagtgccagctgctgctgcaccccAAGTGCCAGGAGCAGTGCCCCAGCCCCTGTGCACCCCGGCCTCACCAGCATGCCTGGCCCAGCGAG GGCGTGCTGGCTGACTTCGCCCCCGCCACGCCGCCGCTGGTGCCCGCGCTGGTGGTGCAGTGTGTGACTGAGGTGGAGACGCGAGGCTTGACGGAG ACAGGGCTGTACCGGGTGCCAGGCGCGGAGCAGCTGGTGCGGGAGTGGAAGCGGAGGCTGCTGCGGGCTGGAGGTGCGCTGCCAGCCCTCGGCAGCGTGGCTGACATCCACGTGGTGTGTGGGGTGCTCAAGGACTTTCTGCGGGGGCTCAAGGAGCCGCTGGTCACCTTCAGCCTGCACCCCGCCTTCCTGCGGGCTGCCG ACATCCCTGACGATGCTGCCTGCGGCACAGCCCTGCGCCACATGGTGAGCAAGCTGCCCCCAGCCAACAGGGACACCCTGGCCTTCCTCATGCTGCACCTGCTCAG GGTGTCGCACAGCCCCAACTGCAAGATGGATGTCCTCAACCTGTCCCGTGTGTTTGGTCCCACACTGGTGGGACACGGCTCAGCCAACCCCACGCCGCTCGCCATCATGGAGGACACGCCGCGGCAGTGCAAG gtggTGGCTCGGCTCCTCTCGCTGCCACCCAACTTCTGGAGAGGCttcctggggacagagcaggagaACCTGGTGCCGATGCCAGCCCCGGTGGGTGAACGCG agccGTTCTTCCGCCCCATCGTCTCCCTGGAGCCCAAGCCGGGCCAGCTGAGCCCAGCCGGCACCTGCTGCCTCCCCAACACCCTGCGGAGCTGCgtgggcacggccacccagccCCC gcaggggcaggctcCGAGGAAGGTGGGCCGGTTCTTCCCTTCTCCAGTGTAG